In one window of SAR116 cluster alpha proteobacterium HIMB100 DNA:
- a CDS encoding putative sugar kinase (PFAM: ATP-NAD kinase): MKLHFAASTHADSQARLAQLTGKYGQTEIENADVIVVLGGDGQMLQAMRDSIRHNLPLFGLNCGRIGFLMNEYGDDALPERIAAADRAELHPLQMAATTITGETHEALAMNEVALLRQTHNAAHCAIDINGKREMEMLVCDGVLVATPAGSTAYNLSAHGPILPIGAELLALTPISAFRPRRWRGALLPAKSRVHIEVREPDFRPQSVTADNVEFRHITAVDIWQRQDISIPLLYDPGRGLPERIISEQFAP; encoded by the coding sequence ATGAAGCTTCATTTTGCCGCGTCAACCCATGCAGATTCACAAGCGCGGCTGGCCCAGCTGACCGGCAAATACGGCCAGACAGAGATTGAAAACGCAGATGTGATTGTGGTTCTGGGCGGTGATGGACAGATGCTGCAGGCGATGCGTGATTCCATCCGCCATAACCTGCCTTTATTCGGGCTGAATTGCGGGCGCATTGGGTTTTTAATGAATGAGTATGGAGATGACGCCCTGCCCGAGCGGATCGCCGCTGCTGACCGGGCTGAATTACACCCGCTGCAGATGGCCGCCACCACCATTACAGGGGAAACCCATGAAGCGCTGGCAATGAATGAGGTGGCGCTGTTGCGCCAGACCCATAACGCGGCGCATTGTGCGATTGATATCAATGGCAAACGGGAAATGGAGATGCTGGTCTGTGACGGGGTTCTGGTGGCCACCCCTGCCGGATCAACCGCCTATAATCTGTCTGCACATGGCCCTATTTTGCCGATCGGGGCCGAGCTTTTGGCACTGACACCGATTTCCGCCTTCCGGCCCAGACGCTGGCGCGGGGCTTTGCTGCCCGCAAAAAGCCGGGTGCATATTGAGGTACGGGAGCCTGATTTCAGGCCGCAATCGGTTACGGCGGATAATGTGGAGTTCAGACATATCACTGCTGTGGATATCTGGCAGCGTCAGGATATCTCTATCCCGCTGTTATATGATCCCGGGCGCGGCCTGCCAGAGCGGATTATCTCAGAACAATTCGCCCCTTAA
- a CDS encoding Iron-sulfur cluster assembly accessory protein (PFAM: Iron-sulphur cluster biosynthesis~TIGRFAM: Iron-sulfur cluster assembly accessory protein) has translation MTQTDQNTTTPFGTGQPILTLTDAAAAQARKLMGKADSEAIGLRVGIKTAGCSGLQYQVEFAKDQKPFEDKIEDKGVTIFIDPAAVMFIIGSEMDWAEDKFASSFTFTNPNETARCGCGESFTVS, from the coding sequence ATGACACAGACTGACCAGAATACAACAACGCCTTTCGGCACAGGCCAGCCTATCCTGACCTTAACGGATGCGGCAGCAGCACAGGCGCGTAAATTAATGGGCAAGGCAGATAGCGAGGCAATTGGCCTTCGTGTCGGCATTAAAACAGCTGGCTGTTCCGGCTTGCAATATCAGGTAGAATTCGCCAAAGACCAAAAGCCTTTCGAAGATAAAATCGAAGATAAAGGCGTGACCATTTTTATCGATCCTGCCGCGGTGATGTTCATTATCGGCTCTGAAATGGATTGGGCAGAAGATAAATTTGCCTCATCTTTCACCTTTACCAACCCCAATGAAACCGCGCGTTGCGGCTGTGGGGAGAGCTTTACAGTCTCCTAG
- a CDS encoding FeS assembly protein SufB (PFAM: Uncharacterized protein family (UPF0051)~TIGRFAM: FeS assembly protein SufB), producing MAATVETIEAVEQATGVYKYGFVTDIETEKAPKGLSEDIIRFISAKKDEPEWMLDWRLKAYRYWLKMESPDWAKLNIPPIDYNDIYYYAAPKTAEAPKSLDEVDPELLRTYEKLGIPLNEQKMLAGVAVDAVFDSVSVATTFREELAKVGVIFCPISEAIREYPDLVRKYMGSVVPVSDNYFSALNSAVFTDGSFVYIPKGVRCPMELSTYFRINEKNTGQFERTLIIAEDSSYVSYLEGCTAPQRDENQLHAAVVELVAQTDAEIKYSTVQNWYPGDETGKGGIYNFVTKRGACRGDRSKISWTQVETGSAITWKYPSCVLKGKDSVGEFYSVAVTNGAQQADTGTKMIHLGEGSRSTIISKGISAGKSNNTYRGLVEMNKGAGNARNFTQCDSLLVGDTCGAHTVPYMVSRNPSAKIEHEATTSRISEDQLFYCLQRGLDEEEAVSLIVNGFCKEVMKELPMEFAVEAQKLIGISLEGSVG from the coding sequence ATGGCAGCGACAGTTGAGACTATTGAAGCGGTTGAACAGGCGACCGGTGTCTATAAATATGGCTTTGTGACCGATATTGAGACCGAAAAGGCCCCAAAAGGCTTGTCGGAAGATATCATTCGTTTCATCTCGGCAAAGAAAGACGAGCCTGAATGGATGCTGGACTGGCGGCTGAAGGCGTATCGTTATTGGCTGAAGATGGAGTCGCCGGATTGGGCCAAGCTGAATATTCCGCCGATTGACTATAATGATATCTATTATTATGCCGCGCCGAAAACAGCTGAAGCTCCTAAATCACTTGATGAGGTGGATCCAGAGCTGCTGCGGACATATGAAAAGCTGGGCATTCCGCTGAATGAACAAAAAATGCTGGCCGGTGTGGCTGTTGACGCAGTGTTTGATTCAGTGTCTGTTGCGACCACCTTTCGCGAGGAGCTGGCCAAGGTCGGGGTGATTTTCTGCCCGATCTCAGAAGCGATCCGTGAATATCCTGATTTGGTGCGCAAATATATGGGGTCTGTTGTACCAGTCTCGGATAATTATTTTTCAGCGCTGAATTCGGCTGTGTTTACCGATGGTTCATTTGTCTATATCCCGAAAGGGGTGCGCTGCCCGATGGAGCTGTCCACTTACTTCCGGATTAATGAAAAAAATACGGGCCAGTTTGAACGCACGCTGATCATTGCCGAAGACAGCTCTTATGTCTCTTATCTCGAAGGCTGTACCGCGCCTCAGCGTGATGAAAACCAGCTGCATGCCGCGGTGGTTGAGCTGGTCGCGCAAACAGATGCAGAGATTAAATATTCCACCGTCCAGAACTGGTATCCTGGTGATGAAACCGGCAAGGGCGGGATTTATAATTTCGTAACCAAGCGCGGGGCCTGCCGTGGCGATCGGTCAAAAATTTCCTGGACCCAGGTGGAAACAGGCTCAGCCATCACCTGGAAATATCCGTCTTGTGTGCTGAAAGGCAAAGATTCGGTTGGCGAATTTTATTCCGTGGCGGTCACCAACGGAGCTCAGCAGGCAGATACCGGAACCAAAATGATCCATTTGGGTGAGGGCTCACGCTCGACCATTATTTCCAAGGGGATTTCGGCGGGTAAGTCAAATAACACTTATCGCGGCCTTGTCGAAATGAATAAGGGGGCGGGAAACGCCCGCAACTTTACCCAGTGTGATTCGCTTCTGGTGGGTGATACCTGCGGGGCGCATACAGTGCCATATATGGTCTCGCGCAATCCGTCTGCAAAAATTGAACATGAAGCAACCACCTCGCGGATTTCAGAAGATCAGCTGTTTTACTGTCTGCAGCGGGGTCTGGATGAAGAAGAGGCCGTCTCCCTGATTGTGAATGGCTTCTGTAAAGAAGTGATGAAAGAACTGCCTATGGAATTCGCTGTAGAGGCGCAAAAGCTGATTGGAATCAGCCTTGAAGGCTCAGTCGGTTAA
- a CDS encoding FeS assembly SUF system regulator, gammaproteobacterial (PFAM: Transcriptional regulator~TIGRFAM: Rrf2 family protein; FeS assembly SUF system regulator, gammaproteobacterial): protein MLRLNRMTDYAILVLGVLHSRQGVWLSSSQIAETAQLTQATAAKLVKALVAAGLVETHRGTHGGSQLARPVSQISIAEVVEAIEGPIALTACVDGAEEPCSVQQGCFMGGNWNRVNNALRGALSSVSLADLFDPASLFPEPSSGQQSRSDI from the coding sequence ATGCTTCGGTTAAACCGGATGACAGATTACGCCATTTTGGTGCTGGGCGTTCTGCACAGCCGCCAGGGGGTGTGGTTGTCCAGCAGCCAGATTGCCGAAACAGCGCAACTGACGCAAGCGACCGCTGCAAAGCTGGTTAAGGCGTTGGTTGCAGCGGGTCTGGTGGAAACCCACCGCGGCACCCATGGCGGCTCTCAGCTGGCTCGTCCGGTCAGCCAGATCAGCATTGCTGAGGTGGTTGAGGCGATTGAAGGTCCGATTGCCCTGACCGCCTGTGTGGATGGTGCCGAAGAGCCCTGTTCGGTTCAGCAGGGTTGTTTTATGGGCGGGAATTGGAACCGGGTGAATAACGCGCTGCGCGGCGCGTTGTCATCTGTCAGCCTGGCAGATTTATTTGATCCGGCCAGCCTGTTTCCCGAACCATCATCCGGGCAACAGAGCAGATCAGACATATAA
- a CDS encoding lysophospholipase (PFAM: alpha/beta hydrolase fold), whose product MTVWASVAVAAAQLDAAALVGQLGGRDILLPANDKRAWPVRAHLWSAGPSARGNVLILPGFTEFCEKYALFARGLVTAGYDCLIIDWPGQGRSGQLGAHQLIVHLDHFSAYYDALDEVLAEAGWQAERFFVFGHSLGGHLALNIARSNPHLVRRLVLSAPMIVPKAPPVWLTRILAGLLVRSGFRYRALPFVTMPSLEQRRKFRLNNLLTRCSEGYDRQYQIFETRPDLRRVHASVGWIAAAFASCAETTLNPAFMAAVDVPTLAFMAGDEGVVDPAASRHMLAYLPDCRLVWFAEARHELLSELPEVTSRLYAELDQFLAAD is encoded by the coding sequence ATGACGGTCTGGGCCTCAGTGGCGGTGGCCGCGGCGCAGCTCGATGCTGCTGCTCTTGTCGGCCAGCTTGGCGGGCGGGATATTCTGCTGCCTGCCAATGATAAACGGGCCTGGCCTGTGCGCGCGCATCTCTGGTCAGCTGGCCCGTCTGCACGGGGCAATGTCCTTATTCTGCCTGGCTTTACCGAATTTTGTGAAAAATATGCGCTGTTTGCCCGGGGTTTGGTTACAGCAGGTTATGACTGTCTCATCATTGACTGGCCGGGTCAGGGGCGCTCCGGCCAGCTTGGCGCGCATCAGCTGATTGTCCATCTTGACCATTTTTCTGCCTATTATGATGCGCTGGATGAGGTGCTGGCTGAGGCAGGCTGGCAAGCGGAACGATTTTTTGTTTTTGGCCATTCTCTTGGCGGACATTTGGCTTTGAATATTGCCAGATCTAACCCGCATCTGGTCAGACGGCTGGTGTTATCTGCGCCAATGATTGTGCCCAAAGCCCCGCCGGTTTGGCTGACCCGCATCTTGGCGGGCTTGCTGGTCCGTTCAGGCTTTCGTTATCGGGCGCTGCCTTTTGTCACAATGCCCAGCCTTGAACAGCGGCGGAAATTCCGGCTGAATAATCTGCTGACCCGCTGTTCTGAAGGTTATGACCGGCAATACCAAATTTTTGAAACCCGTCCAGATCTCAGGCGTGTGCATGCCTCTGTGGGCTGGATCGCAGCTGCCTTTGCCTCTTGTGCGGAAACCACGCTCAACCCTGCCTTCATGGCTGCTGTTGATGTGCCCACACTTGCGTTCATGGCAGGTGATGAAGGTGTGGTTGACCCTGCCGCCAGCCGCCATATGCTGGCCTATCTGCCTGACTGTCGTCTGGTCTGGTTTGCTGAAGCACGGCATGAGCTGCTCTCTGAGCTGCCTGAGGTGACGTCCCGGCTATATGCTGAACTGGATCAGTTTCTGGCTGCAGATTAA
- a CDS encoding cysteine desulfurase-like protein, SufS subfamily (PFAM: Aminotransferase class-V~TIGRFAM: cysteine desulfurases, SufS subfamily): MTDTALHQTPGFDAAEIRAQFPILNQQVNGKPLVYLDSAASAQKPQLVLDTLASAYSQTYANVHRGLHYLSEASTDAYEAVRGKVARLIGARSESEVVFTSGATMALNLIAQCYGNTYLSEGDEVLISVADHHANIVPWHLLGGRVGAKTIAAPVDADGSFNMDSFKAHISPRTKIISIPHVSNVLGTVFPVAEIAAVAHENGAVCVVDGCQGVTHLPVDVAELGCDFYVFSGHKLYGPSGIGVCWGRAEIWAELPPFLGGGDMIDDVDADRSTYAEPPLRFEAGTPPIAECIGLGAAVDFVQQIGMANLRDHEMDMLRYGHQRLASVKGLNFIGTAAGKSGVISFTLDAAHPHDISTLIDQDGVAIRAGHHCAQPLMKFYGLSSTARASVGVYTQTSDFDALADALEKVNRIFS; the protein is encoded by the coding sequence ATGACAGATACGGCCCTACACCAGACACCAGGCTTTGATGCTGCTGAAATCCGGGCCCAGTTTCCGATCCTGAACCAACAGGTCAATGGCAAGCCACTGGTCTATCTGGATTCAGCGGCCTCTGCCCAGAAACCGCAACTGGTTCTGGATACGCTGGCCTCTGCCTACAGCCAGACCTATGCAAATGTGCATCGTGGTCTGCATTATTTGTCTGAAGCGTCAACAGACGCTTATGAAGCGGTACGGGGCAAGGTGGCCCGACTTATCGGCGCGCGGTCTGAATCAGAAGTGGTCTTTACCTCTGGCGCGACAATGGCCTTGAACCTGATTGCGCAGTGTTATGGCAACACCTATTTGTCTGAAGGGGACGAGGTTTTGATCTCGGTGGCTGATCATCACGCCAATATTGTGCCCTGGCATCTTTTGGGCGGGCGTGTGGGGGCAAAGACCATTGCCGCTCCGGTTGATGCTGACGGCAGCTTTAATATGGACAGCTTTAAAGCGCATATTTCGCCGCGCACAAAGATCATCTCCATTCCGCATGTCTCTAATGTGTTGGGCACTGTATTTCCGGTTGCTGAAATTGCGGCTGTTGCGCATGAAAATGGGGCGGTCTGTGTTGTTGATGGCTGTCAGGGGGTCACGCATCTGCCTGTTGATGTGGCTGAACTGGGCTGTGATTTTTATGTCTTCTCAGGCCACAAACTCTATGGGCCGAGCGGCATTGGTGTATGCTGGGGCCGGGCAGAGATTTGGGCAGAACTGCCGCCATTCCTGGGTGGCGGGGATATGATCGATGATGTGGATGCTGACCGGTCAACCTATGCTGAACCGCCCTTGCGGTTTGAAGCAGGTACACCGCCAATTGCTGAATGTATCGGCCTTGGCGCGGCGGTTGATTTTGTCCAGCAGATCGGTATGGCCAATTTGCGGGATCATGAAATGGATATGCTACGCTATGGGCACCAGCGTCTGGCATCTGTCAAGGGGCTGAACTTCATTGGCACGGCCGCGGGTAAATCAGGGGTGATTTCCTTTACGCTTGACGCTGCACATCCGCATGATATTTCCACGCTGATTGATCAGGATGGCGTGGCCATTCGTGCTGGCCATCACTGTGCGCAGCCCCTGATGAAATTTTACGGGCTGAGCTCTACCGCCCGCGCCTCTGTCGGGGTCTATACGCAAACCTCTGATTTTGACGCATTGGCAGACGCGCTTGAAAAAGTTAACCGGATTTTCAGCTGA
- a CDS encoding putative metal-sulfur cluster biosynthetic enzyme (PFAM: Domain of unknown function DUF59~TIGRFAM: FeS assembly SUF system protein), producing MTGTSSSPGKAFAEDGPSLADFLPDTSSGYTAYAGTAHGEGTGATLSEDAVVTALKTVKDPEIPVNIYDLGLIYEVLRHEDGNVDISMSLTAPGCPVAGEMPAQVAEAVAAVEGAGRIAVTLVWEPAWTPDRMSEDAKLALDYGF from the coding sequence ATGACCGGCACATCCTCATCTCCTGGCAAGGCTTTCGCCGAAGACGGGCCGTCTTTAGCCGATTTCCTGCCTGACACCTCATCTGGCTACACCGCCTATGCAGGTACAGCTCACGGCGAAGGGACGGGCGCGACCCTTTCAGAAGACGCGGTCGTCACCGCCTTGAAAACGGTGAAGGATCCTGAAATTCCGGTCAATATCTATGATTTGGGACTGATCTATGAGGTTCTGCGGCATGAAGATGGTAATGTTGATATCAGCATGTCCTTAACCGCACCTGGCTGTCCTGTTGCTGGCGAGATGCCGGCACAGGTCGCAGAAGCTGTGGCGGCTGTGGAGGGGGCGGGCCGCATTGCGGTTACGCTGGTCTGGGAGCCGGCCTGGACACCAGATCGGATGAGCGAAGATGCCAAACTGGCTCTTGATTACGGGTTTTAA
- a CDS encoding FeS assembly protein SufD, group 1 (PFAM: Uncharacterized protein family (UPF0051)~TIGRFAM: FeS assembly protein SufD) translates to MVMRGLVMRPDTHYSSWADRQAAARSYLDDVNWPEGKTEAWTFTSLSHLSQTTLQAPAAAPVSDPVSGLAGASVHFTAGLAPDLASLSLADGIVASDISADDEACRHAFDLLPDRHHLTALSASRQTSAVRISIAADTKVDTPLILHFAGGKAGEATHPFVFIDLADGAHLNLAELHQGAASLSQPLILVRLGADARLDHIKFQDEGEQTTHLGLTLFRLDHQANINSFAVSKGGQMARMETHCFFAASDAEAAMSAVYLGQGSQHHDITTVVSHEMRDCASRQLIRGVLDDKARGVFQGRVRVAPDAQKTDGQQMSRALLLSRDAEADAKPELEIFADDVVCSHGATVGELDETLLFYLKSRGIGEKQARTMLIDAFLVDTLEEISYPPFAEFLRDKVSGWTASQTGAK, encoded by the coding sequence ATGGTTATGCGGGGCTTGGTGATGCGGCCTGATACACATTACAGCAGCTGGGCTGACCGACAGGCGGCAGCCCGGTCTTATCTTGACGATGTGAACTGGCCAGAGGGCAAGACTGAGGCCTGGACATTCACATCTCTGTCACATTTATCTCAAACCACGCTTCAGGCACCTGCTGCTGCACCAGTCAGTGATCCTGTATCTGGTCTTGCGGGCGCATCGGTTCACTTTACCGCTGGCCTGGCTCCTGATCTGGCCAGCCTGTCTCTGGCTGACGGAATTGTGGCCAGCGATATTTCTGCTGATGATGAGGCCTGCCGGCACGCCTTTGACTTACTGCCGGACCGTCATCATCTGACCGCGCTGTCTGCCAGCCGCCAGACCTCAGCTGTCCGGATCAGCATTGCGGCAGATACAAAGGTTGATACCCCGCTTATTCTTCACTTTGCCGGGGGAAAGGCGGGCGAGGCCACACACCCGTTTGTGTTTATTGATCTGGCTGATGGGGCACATCTTAACCTTGCTGAACTTCATCAGGGGGCGGCCAGCTTGTCACAGCCGTTGATCCTTGTCCGGTTGGGTGCAGATGCGCGCCTGGACCACATCAAATTTCAGGATGAGGGTGAACAGACGACACATTTAGGGCTGACGTTGTTCCGGCTTGATCACCAGGCAAATATAAACAGCTTTGCTGTCTCCAAAGGGGGCCAGATGGCGCGGATGGAAACACATTGTTTCTTTGCTGCCTCTGATGCTGAAGCGGCAATGTCCGCTGTTTATCTGGGCCAGGGCAGCCAGCATCATGACATCACCACTGTGGTCAGTCACGAGATGCGCGATTGTGCCTCTCGCCAGTTGATTCGCGGCGTACTTGATGACAAAGCGCGTGGCGTGTTTCAGGGGCGTGTGCGTGTGGCCCCTGATGCCCAGAAAACAGACGGTCAGCAGATGAGCCGGGCCTTGCTTTTGTCCCGCGATGCAGAGGCAGATGCCAAGCCAGAGCTTGAAATCTTCGCTGATGATGTGGTCTGCAGCCATGGTGCAACCGTGGGTGAACTTGATGAAACGCTGCTGTTTTACCTGAAAAGCCGTGGCATTGGCGAAAAACAGGCACGGACCATGCTGATTGATGCCTTTCTTGTCGATACGCTGGAGGAAATCAGCTACCCGCCTTTTGCCGAATTTTTGCGTGATAAGGTCTCTGGCTGGACCGCCAGCCAGACCGGCGCAAAATAA
- a CDS encoding fused permease/ATPase component of ABC transporter involved in Fe-S cluster assembly (PFAM: ABC transporter transmembrane region; ABC transporter), which produces MAGLLWEIARYAAPRGNRSIRNRIIGAFLCLVLAKASNIITPLLYGWSVDLVNGDNGFSMMILWYLLGGYALSRLGQQIFSEAKEYLFSRVAQRAVRAAAMTAFTHLHGLSMRFHLDRQTGGLTRAIERGAKGMEFLMTSAAFEVVPLLIEVIFVSALLWGLFGFEYAVITFVTVCLYALFTLKVTEWRMKFRRQMNSADEQAATKAVDSLINYETVKYFNAEAAEADRYNQSMRAYEDAAVLSRTSLAAVNIGQGAIIALGLVLIMGIAGHDIQQGNLSVGDFVTVNTYLLQLYLPLNFLGWVYREIRQSLIDLERMFSLLDEHPDVRDPDGASALDLGQGEVCFEDVHFAYKDRPILQGVSFTVPAGRRVAIVGPSGAGKSTISRLLFRFYDPDQGRVLIDGQDVRSVQQASVRGAIGVVPQDSVMFNATIGYNIGYGRQRASQAEIEQAASLAAIDGLISRLPEGYNALVGERGLKLSGGEKQRVAIARAILKQPTIFLFDEATSALDSQTEKEIQAALNQVSASRTTLVIAHRLSTIVDADEILVMQEGRVAERGTHQDLLEKDGLYAAMWERQSKGFETDRGEAALDVAARQAT; this is translated from the coding sequence ATGGCCGGGCTGCTCTGGGAAATTGCCCGTTATGCCGCCCCGCGCGGCAACCGCTCTATCCGGAACCGGATCATCGGTGCCTTCTTGTGTCTTGTGCTGGCCAAAGCTTCAAATATCATCACCCCTCTTTTATATGGCTGGTCTGTTGATCTGGTGAATGGCGATAACGGCTTTTCCATGATGATCCTCTGGTATCTTTTAGGGGGCTATGCCTTATCCCGCCTTGGCCAGCAGATTTTCTCAGAAGCCAAGGAATATCTGTTCAGCCGGGTCGCCCAGCGGGCGGTCAGGGCAGCCGCAATGACTGCCTTTACCCATCTTCATGGGTTGTCGATGCGGTTTCATCTGGACCGCCAGACAGGCGGGCTGACCCGGGCGATTGAACGCGGGGCAAAAGGCATGGAATTCCTGATGACCAGCGCGGCGTTTGAAGTTGTGCCTCTTCTGATTGAAGTGATTTTTGTCAGCGCCTTGTTATGGGGCTTATTTGGCTTTGAATATGCGGTGATTACCTTTGTAACTGTCTGTTTATATGCGCTCTTTACTTTGAAAGTAACGGAATGGCGGATGAAATTCCGCCGCCAGATGAACAGCGCAGATGAACAGGCCGCCACCAAGGCTGTGGACAGCCTCATAAATTACGAAACGGTGAAATATTTCAACGCTGAAGCTGCTGAAGCAGATCGCTATAATCAGTCCATGCGGGCTTATGAAGATGCCGCAGTTCTGTCACGCACCTCACTGGCGGCAGTGAATATCGGACAAGGGGCGATTATCGCGCTGGGGCTGGTTCTGATTATGGGGATAGCCGGACATGACATCCAGCAGGGCAATCTGTCTGTTGGTGATTTTGTCACGGTAAACACCTATCTGTTACAGCTCTATCTGCCGTTGAATTTTCTGGGCTGGGTGTATCGTGAAATTCGCCAGTCCCTGATTGATCTTGAACGTATGTTCTCGCTGCTGGATGAACATCCAGATGTACGCGACCCTGACGGCGCATCGGCCCTTGACCTTGGTCAGGGAGAGGTGTGTTTTGAGGATGTGCATTTCGCCTATAAAGACAGGCCGATTTTGCAAGGGGTCAGCTTTACTGTGCCGGCGGGCAGGCGTGTCGCCATTGTCGGGCCTAGCGGGGCAGGCAAATCCACCATCTCTCGGCTGCTGTTTCGCTTTTATGACCCTGATCAGGGCCGGGTCTTGATTGATGGTCAGGATGTCCGCTCTGTACAACAGGCCTCTGTGCGGGGCGCGATTGGTGTTGTCCCCCAGGATAGTGTGATGTTTAACGCCACTATCGGCTATAATATCGGCTATGGCCGGCAGAGGGCCAGCCAGGCTGAAATTGAACAGGCCGCGTCTCTGGCCGCGATTGACGGACTTATCAGCCGCCTGCCAGAAGGCTATAACGCGTTGGTGGGCGAGCGCGGCCTGAAACTCTCTGGTGGTGAGAAACAACGTGTGGCAATCGCCCGGGCAATCCTGAAGCAACCGACTATTTTCCTGTTTGATGAGGCCACATCTGCGCTGGACAGCCAGACTGAAAAAGAAATTCAGGCCGCCTTGAACCAGGTCTCTGCCAGCCGCACCACCTTGGTGATTGCGCACCGGCTTTCGACCATTGTTGATGCGGATGAAATTCTGGTGATGCAGGAGGGCCGGGTTGCTGAACGCGGCACGCATCAGGATTTGCTGGAAAAAGACGGGCTCTATGCAGCGATGTGGGAGCGCCAGTCCAAAGGCTTTGAGACAGACAGAGGAGAGGCAGCCCTTGATGTGGCTGCCCGCCAGGCAACATGA
- a CDS encoding FeS assembly ATPase SufC (PFAM: ABC transporter~TIGRFAM: FeS assembly ATPase SufC) produces the protein MSLLEIKNLHARIGDTEILHGIDLTINRGEIHAIMGPNGSGKSTLSYVLSGRDGYEVTDGDILLDGESFLEMEADERARAGMFLAFQYPVELPGVGGMAFLRAAVNARLREAGQDEVDQLEFVKMVRAEAKGLGIKDDMLKRAVNVGFSGGEKKRYEILQMALLKPSMAILDETDSGLDVDALKIVSDGVNTLRADDRGMLVITHYQRLLNHIVPDYVHILAGGRIVKSGDKSLALDVEQNGYAGLGDAA, from the coding sequence ATGTCTTTGCTTGAGATTAAAAATTTGCACGCCCGTATTGGCGATACAGAAATTCTGCATGGAATTGATCTGACGATTAATCGGGGGGAAATTCATGCCATTATGGGCCCGAATGGGTCTGGCAAATCCACTTTGTCTTATGTGCTGTCTGGCCGTGATGGTTATGAGGTCACCGATGGTGATATCCTGCTGGATGGCGAATCTTTTCTCGAGATGGAAGCTGATGAACGCGCTCGTGCGGGCATGTTTCTGGCTTTTCAATATCCGGTTGAATTGCCGGGTGTAGGCGGGATGGCCTTTTTGCGGGCAGCGGTGAATGCACGACTGCGTGAAGCGGGTCAGGATGAAGTTGACCAGCTGGAATTTGTGAAAATGGTCCGGGCCGAGGCCAAAGGCCTTGGCATCAAGGATGATATGCTGAAGCGCGCAGTCAATGTGGGCTTTTCCGGTGGCGAGAAGAAACGCTATGAAATTCTGCAGATGGCTCTGTTGAAACCATCTATGGCGATTTTGGATGAAACAGATTCAGGGCTGGATGTGGATGCGCTGAAAATTGTCTCTGATGGCGTCAATACATTGCGCGCAGATGATCGCGGCATGCTGGTCATCACCCACTATCAGCGCCTGCTGAATCACATTGTGCCTGATTATGTGCATATCCTTGCCGGTGGCCGGATTGTGAAGTCAGGTGATAAATCGCTGGCTTTGGATGTTGAACAAAATGGTTATGCGGGGCTTGGTGATGCGGCCTGA